One Sediminibacillus dalangtanensis genomic region harbors:
- a CDS encoding AAA family ATPase codes for MKFVLLYGPQAVGKMTVGQELEKMTGLKLFHNHMTIELVHRFFDFDSESFQRLVNMFRHAIFEEVAKSDLPGLIFTYVWAFDQQEDWDFVEKICETFESKGAEILFVELESPLATRLERNITPHRLALKPTKRNLEQSESNLRLTHEQYRLNSRPGEVTRKPYLRIDNSELTAEQTALLIKDEFGL; via the coding sequence ATGAAATTCGTTCTACTATACGGTCCACAGGCTGTCGGGAAAATGACCGTCGGGCAGGAACTCGAGAAAATGACTGGCTTGAAATTGTTCCATAATCATATGACCATCGAACTGGTCCATCGTTTTTTTGATTTTGACTCGGAGTCATTCCAGCGTCTTGTCAATATGTTCCGTCATGCAATTTTTGAAGAAGTAGCGAAAAGTGATTTGCCTGGTCTGATTTTCACTTATGTTTGGGCGTTCGACCAGCAGGAAGACTGGGATTTTGTCGAGAAAATCTGTGAAACGTTCGAATCAAAAGGAGCAGAAATCCTATTTGTGGAACTGGAATCACCTTTGGCTACAAGGTTGGAGCGCAATATAACCCCGCACCGTCTGGCACTAAAGCCGACGAAGCGGAACCTGGAGCAGTCAGAGAGCAATTTGCGTTTGACGCACGAACAATACCGCTTGAACTCCAGGCCTGGTGAAGTTACCCGGAAACCTTACCTGCGAATCGATAATTCCGAACTGACAGCAGAACAAACGGCCTTGTTGATCAAGGATGAGTTCGGTTTATAA
- a CDS encoding DEAD/DEAH box helicase, with the protein MRTFFLDKQDIVKITGERFYKRGLDYYQKGRVHGITYNPTINAWRGQVRGTETYSVRIFFFDDDDLEGSCDCPAYATHYTCKHIAAVLLAISQESWSKIRTESGQEDFVAEQVDFDFSSRMIDAFTEKTPKQKQLLQVEYILQSRVNPHNSTFFLEAEVRLGTSRTYVIKDIRELLSHIKRGIPYKITPSFTYQPGSHVFRDQDQPIINQLIDAYDNEALYENSFSNPMVDKRSIILPPTVAGKLLTLLAEADSFYQVRDEKIPIEVEQNIQPVRFQLDKQAEESFQIDISDLANYMYFQHYGCLFSDGTFYLLDKEQRKIMDQLYALLPYRTDKQQQIAGKEMSSFVSNVVPKLEKIGRVHYAEKTKNAITTSPLRPKVYLEEVSDSLQLKLEFHYGEDIVYPYQEDRLAEKVIKREAAKELALISLLEEAEFVYLNDMYQLFKMDAIYHFLQETLPQLKEMADVYVSSRVKTLINTSEPVMSSSVEVNRLDGMLDIQFDVDGISAEEVQQLMQALIEKRRYYRIPEGALVSLEDESFDSFRQLADKLQLQKNHVEDGKIQVPMARSFQIEEALDDDHAEYGETFQQLLTQLKNPGDLDFPLPAKLKAELRDYQLTGYRWFKTLSHYHLGGILADDMGLGKTIQTITYLLSEKETNGTMKSLVVAPASLLYNWQKEFEKFAPSLQVAVIAGTKQQRREIINTNSAADVYVTSYPLLRKDTGFYEETVFDHFILDEAQAIKNHLTQTAKATRMIQAGKRFALSGTPIENSLEELWAIFHTISPGLFVNKKAFLNLEHDYIARITRPFILRRLKTDVLEELPDKIETVQYSDLTKQQKQVYLVYLEKMQQQVAETIEEKGFDKGKLEILAGLTRLRQICCHPALFLDNYNGKSGKLEQLLETVQELQESGKRALVFSQFSSMLGIIEQKLTEQGIDVFCLDGSTPSLKRMEMVERFNNGEKTVFLISLKAGGTGLNLTGADTVILYDLWWNPAVEEQAAGRAHRIGQKNVVQVIRLITEGTIEEKIFELQQKKRELVDQIIQPGETMLSKLSEQELRELLQMKV; encoded by the coding sequence TTGCGAACGTTTTTTTTAGACAAACAGGACATCGTGAAAATCACCGGAGAACGTTTTTATAAAAGGGGTCTGGACTATTATCAAAAGGGGCGGGTGCATGGAATCACCTACAATCCGACTATCAATGCCTGGCGCGGACAGGTTCGCGGCACGGAAACTTATAGTGTCCGTATTTTCTTTTTTGACGATGATGATTTGGAAGGAAGCTGCGACTGTCCGGCCTATGCCACGCATTATACCTGTAAGCATATAGCCGCTGTCTTGCTGGCAATCAGCCAGGAGTCATGGAGTAAGATCCGTACCGAATCCGGGCAGGAGGATTTTGTGGCTGAACAAGTAGATTTTGATTTTTCTTCCAGAATGATCGATGCCTTCACCGAAAAAACGCCGAAACAAAAGCAGCTGTTGCAGGTAGAATACATCCTGCAAAGCCGAGTGAATCCGCATAATTCAACGTTTTTCCTTGAGGCAGAAGTGAGATTGGGCACATCCAGAACGTATGTCATCAAAGACATCCGGGAACTGTTGTCCCATATCAAAAGAGGGATTCCTTATAAAATAACGCCTTCATTCACCTATCAGCCCGGCAGCCATGTATTCCGGGATCAGGATCAACCGATTATCAATCAGCTGATCGATGCCTATGACAATGAGGCCTTGTACGAAAATTCTTTTTCCAATCCAATGGTGGATAAACGGTCGATTATACTGCCACCCACCGTCGCCGGAAAACTGCTCACACTGTTGGCTGAAGCGGACAGTTTTTATCAAGTCAGAGATGAAAAAATACCAATCGAGGTCGAGCAAAACATCCAGCCAGTCCGGTTCCAACTCGACAAACAGGCTGAGGAATCCTTTCAAATCGATATTTCCGATTTGGCGAATTATATGTATTTTCAGCACTATGGCTGCCTGTTTTCCGACGGAACCTTTTACCTGCTTGATAAGGAGCAGCGTAAGATCATGGACCAGCTTTATGCCCTGCTGCCATACAGGACGGATAAACAACAACAAATCGCCGGCAAAGAGATGAGTTCATTCGTCAGCAATGTCGTTCCCAAACTGGAAAAAATCGGACGGGTACATTATGCAGAAAAAACCAAAAATGCGATTACGACCAGCCCGCTGCGCCCGAAAGTGTATCTTGAAGAAGTTTCTGATTCGCTTCAGTTAAAACTGGAATTCCACTATGGCGAGGATATCGTTTATCCGTATCAGGAAGACCGACTGGCAGAAAAGGTAATAAAACGGGAAGCCGCCAAAGAGTTGGCCTTAATCAGCCTGCTGGAAGAAGCGGAATTTGTCTATTTAAACGATATGTATCAATTGTTCAAAATGGATGCAATTTATCACTTCCTACAGGAAACACTTCCGCAACTAAAAGAAATGGCCGATGTATACGTTTCTTCCAGGGTGAAGACGTTGATCAATACAAGTGAGCCGGTTATGTCCAGTTCTGTTGAAGTCAATCGACTTGACGGAATGCTTGATATCCAATTTGATGTCGATGGCATTTCTGCCGAGGAAGTCCAGCAATTGATGCAGGCATTGATTGAAAAACGGCGATATTACCGGATTCCGGAAGGAGCACTTGTCTCTTTGGAAGATGAATCATTTGATTCTTTCCGCCAGCTGGCCGACAAGCTCCAGCTTCAAAAAAACCATGTCGAGGACGGCAAAATCCAAGTGCCGATGGCCCGGAGTTTCCAAATTGAGGAGGCCTTGGATGATGACCATGCTGAATATGGCGAAACGTTTCAACAGTTGCTCACTCAGCTGAAAAATCCGGGAGATCTTGATTTTCCGCTGCCGGCAAAGTTGAAAGCAGAATTGCGTGATTATCAGCTGACTGGTTATCGGTGGTTTAAAACGTTAAGTCACTATCACCTCGGCGGCATATTGGCAGATGATATGGGCTTGGGGAAAACCATTCAGACAATCACGTATCTGTTATCGGAAAAAGAAACCAACGGAACGATGAAAAGTCTCGTAGTGGCACCCGCTTCCCTGCTATATAACTGGCAAAAGGAGTTCGAAAAATTCGCCCCTTCTCTCCAGGTGGCGGTGATTGCCGGTACCAAACAACAACGCCGGGAAATAATCAACACAAACAGTGCTGCCGATGTCTATGTGACCTCTTACCCGTTGCTGCGCAAAGATACTGGTTTTTATGAAGAAACAGTGTTTGATCACTTTATATTGGACGAAGCACAGGCGATAAAAAATCATCTAACCCAAACCGCCAAAGCTACACGGATGATCCAAGCCGGAAAGCGTTTTGCCCTTAGTGGTACACCGATTGAAAATTCTCTGGAAGAGTTATGGGCGATTTTTCATACCATTTCGCCCGGACTGTTTGTCAATAAGAAGGCTTTCCTTAACCTGGAACACGATTACATCGCACGCATCACCAGGCCGTTTATTTTACGCCGGCTAAAAACAGATGTTCTCGAGGAGCTTCCCGACAAGATTGAAACGGTGCAATACTCGGATCTTACCAAGCAGCAAAAACAGGTATACTTGGTTTACCTTGAAAAAATGCAACAGCAGGTGGCCGAAACGATTGAAGAAAAAGGGTTTGACAAAGGAAAGCTGGAAATATTGGCCGGTCTGACAAGACTGCGCCAAATCTGCTGTCATCCCGCCCTGTTCCTCGATAACTATAATGGAAAATCCGGGAAGCTGGAACAACTGCTGGAAACGGTACAGGAGTTGCAGGAAAGTGGGAAACGGGCGTTGGTATTTTCCCAGTTCTCCTCGATGCTGGGCATCATTGAGCAAAAGCTGACCGAGCAAGGAATTGATGTATTTTGCCTCGATGGCTCCACTCCGTCTTTAAAACGGATGGAAATGGTAGAACGTTTTAATAACGGGGAAAAAACTGTCTTCCTGATTTCCCTGAAAGCAGGCGGAACCGGTCTGAACCTTACGGGTGCAGATACCGTCATTTTGTATGACTTATGGTGGAACCCGGCGGTCGAAGAACAAGCAGCAGGCCGTGCGCACCGGATCGGACAGAAAAACGTCGTTCAGGTCATCCGCTTGATAACGGAAGGAACGATTGAAGAGAAAATATTTGAACTACAGCAGAAAAAGCGTGAACTCGTGGATCAAATCATCCAGCCTGGAGAGACAATGCTATCGAAGCTGTCTGAACAGGAACTACGCGAGCTGCTGCAGATGAAAGTATAA
- a CDS encoding PDZ domain-containing protein yields the protein MALDAWLIELAMGVGKLFLNPLLYWSVILLLLASTRRIKQERSQFGLKVFDVFSEAKNTWSVSLIGGILLSAAALGGGIVFSYPVLLVLSAMMILLSVTGRFTLLSAAYTFGFSYFILLIAPPLIAEYTDLAWTTDLESLNFTGLALLLAAFLLIEALLFLRITSRATYPELVKGNRGKWVGRHRLKKMAVIPFFALVPTGMIEPFADWWPVLHIQGESFGLILLPLMTGFEQVVKGVKPVHAAKRIGRSVLFLAFLTFGLAIGSYFLPLLSLVAFGVALIGREWISFRFREKDKQEQPFFHPSEKGLLILGIIPGTPADQLGMLVGERIERANGQQISNEQEFYTALQRNSAFCKLEVRDERGEIRFLQRAMYQGDPHELGIIFAKEEYRLRNQEKSG from the coding sequence ATGGCACTGGATGCATGGTTGATAGAATTGGCAATGGGAGTGGGAAAGCTGTTTTTGAATCCGCTGCTGTACTGGTCGGTGATCTTGTTATTGCTGGCTTCGACCCGACGGATTAAGCAAGAACGCAGCCAATTTGGTTTGAAAGTTTTCGATGTTTTCTCTGAAGCAAAAAATACATGGTCTGTCAGCTTGATTGGCGGAATCCTGCTCTCTGCTGCTGCGCTAGGAGGCGGCATTGTCTTCAGTTATCCGGTACTCCTGGTGTTGTCGGCGATGATGATCCTGCTTTCTGTTACAGGACGATTCACCCTGCTCTCGGCTGCTTATACTTTTGGGTTTAGTTACTTTATTTTGTTAATCGCTCCTCCTTTGATAGCAGAATATACCGATTTAGCTTGGACGACGGATCTAGAGTCACTAAATTTCACCGGCCTTGCATTGCTGCTCGCTGCATTTTTGCTAATAGAAGCCCTATTATTTTTGCGGATTACAAGCAGAGCTACATATCCGGAACTAGTCAAAGGAAATCGCGGAAAATGGGTGGGCCGTCATCGGCTCAAAAAAATGGCGGTTATTCCGTTCTTCGCCTTGGTCCCTACGGGCATGATCGAGCCATTCGCGGACTGGTGGCCGGTTTTACATATCCAGGGAGAAAGCTTCGGACTGATTCTTCTGCCGCTGATGACAGGCTTTGAGCAAGTGGTGAAAGGAGTAAAACCAGTGCATGCTGCCAAAAGAATCGGCAGATCCGTCCTATTCCTTGCATTTTTAACTTTTGGACTAGCCATCGGCAGTTATTTTCTACCGCTTCTCTCACTTGTTGCATTTGGAGTAGCTCTGATCGGCAGGGAATGGATTTCCTTTCGGTTCCGAGAAAAAGACAAGCAGGAGCAGCCTTTCTTTCATCCATCTGAAAAAGGCCTGCTGATTCTGGGTATTATTCCGGGTACGCCAGCAGACCAGCTTGGCATGCTTGTCGGGGAAAGAATTGAACGGGCAAACGGACAGCAAATCAGTAATGAACAGGAGTTTTACACTGCATTACAGCGAAATAGTGCTTTCTGTAAATTAGAGGTGCGGGATGAACGGGGAGAAATTCGCTTTTTACAACGGGCGATGTATCAGGGTGATCCACATGAGCTCGGCATTATATTTGCAAAAGAAGAATACCGTTTACGTAACCAGGAGAAGTCCGGTTAA
- a CDS encoding S41 family peptidase has product MNLKKRYIAAIMVAALLLGGVGAYFGVQLAQSQDSTVQQGGDGGTFADLSEEEQEELIGSSQGNEELAKVNKAFNLIKDSYLEDVEDSKLIEGAIQGMMDSLEDPYSVYMDQETVEEFNHSIESSFEGIGAEVSMVEGKVTVIAPIKDSPAEEAGLKPNDQILKVDGESVEGLDLYDAVSKIRGEQGSKVTLEINRPGVSDPLNIELTRDDIPLETVYSDTKEVNGKTAGIIEITSFSEGTAKRFDEELAKLEDKGIDGLVIDVRGNPGGLFTAVEDILKNFIPKDTPYVQIEDRNGEKSRYFSEIDEKKGYPINVLIDEGSASASEILAGAMKEAGDAELVGTTSFGKGTVQQAIPLGDGSTIKMTLFKWLTPEGNWIHEKGIDPTIEVKQPDYFYTNPLQIEEALQLNQNNDQVKNAQIMLSGLGYEPGNKDGLYDQKTANAVKSFQSDNSMDSTGKIDEQTANKLQADIVEKIREGNNDKQKEKALEELFQ; this is encoded by the coding sequence ATGAATCTCAAAAAACGCTACATAGCAGCGATTATGGTGGCTGCCCTCCTGCTTGGCGGCGTTGGCGCATACTTCGGTGTCCAGCTCGCCCAGTCACAGGATTCAACCGTCCAACAAGGCGGTGACGGCGGAACATTCGCCGACTTAAGCGAAGAAGAGCAGGAGGAGTTAATCGGGAGTTCGCAAGGTAACGAGGAACTCGCGAAAGTAAACAAGGCATTTAACCTGATCAAGGACAGCTATCTGGAAGATGTAGAGGACAGCAAGTTGATTGAAGGTGCGATTCAGGGGATGATGGACAGCCTGGAAGATCCCTATAGCGTATATATGGACCAAGAAACTGTAGAAGAGTTCAATCATTCGATTGAATCCTCATTCGAAGGGATCGGTGCCGAGGTCAGCATGGTGGAAGGCAAGGTCACTGTTATCGCTCCAATCAAGGATTCGCCGGCAGAGGAAGCTGGATTAAAGCCGAACGACCAAATCTTGAAAGTCGATGGGGAAAGCGTAGAAGGTTTGGATCTTTATGACGCAGTTTCCAAAATCAGAGGAGAACAGGGTTCAAAGGTTACGTTGGAAATCAATCGTCCTGGTGTTTCCGATCCGTTGAATATTGAATTGACAAGAGACGATATTCCACTCGAGACCGTATATTCCGATACGAAAGAGGTAAACGGAAAAACAGCAGGTATCATTGAAATAACTTCCTTCTCAGAAGGGACTGCGAAACGGTTCGATGAAGAGCTCGCTAAGTTGGAAGACAAGGGTATTGACGGATTGGTTATCGATGTCCGAGGAAATCCGGGCGGCTTGTTCACAGCTGTAGAGGATATTTTAAAAAACTTCATCCCGAAAGATACACCTTATGTACAAATAGAAGACCGCAATGGGGAAAAGTCCCGTTATTTCTCAGAGATTGATGAAAAGAAAGGCTATCCGATCAATGTCCTGATTGACGAAGGAAGTGCTTCCGCTTCGGAAATCCTGGCAGGAGCGATGAAAGAAGCCGGGGATGCAGAACTAGTCGGGACAACCAGTTTTGGTAAAGGAACAGTCCAACAGGCGATTCCGTTGGGAGATGGCAGTACGATAAAAATGACATTATTCAAGTGGCTGACGCCGGAAGGGAACTGGATTCATGAAAAAGGGATAGATCCAACCATTGAAGTCAAACAGCCAGATTACTTTTATACAAATCCGCTGCAAATCGAGGAAGCCCTTCAATTGAATCAAAACAACGACCAAGTGAAAAATGCTCAAATCATGTTGAGTGGGCTTGGTTACGAACCTGGTAATAAGGACGGGCTTTATGACCAGAAAACCGCCAATGCCGTTAAAAGCTTCCAGTCGGACAACAGTATGGACAGTACTGGAAAAATAGACGAACAAACGGCAAACAAATTGCAGGCAGATATCGTAGAAAAGATCAGAGAAGGCAATAACGATAAACAAAAAGAAAAAGCATTAGAAGAATTATTTCAATAG
- a CDS encoding murein hydrolase activator EnvC family protein, with protein sequence MIKKKPAYLFMITALSLGTVLPGVSQVRANEIDSVKDELNTLKEKQNDVSSEKSEVSGKKSNTEEKIEQNKENQNKVTNEIEKIDQELSDAQEKIASKEAEISTTNQEIEQTTAEIEQTKQEIEQLKADIEDLKERIAKREELLKNRLRNIQKNGGDISYLEVLMGAQNFGDFINRATAVNKIMDQDKDIMETHRAEKAELEEKQEEVESKKQQLETKQAQLEDKKNSLQQQKQELESLKADLNQKMEQKESYMNELEDEQHELEEYKMSLEEEQQLLTSQESAIQKAIQQAQAQKQELEKMAAEKKRKEEAERKKAESSGSSSSSNTSAQSNSSSSSQQSSGSGMFIRPSSGTNTSGLGMRWGSFHAGIDIANNIGTPVYAAATGVVSRAYRSTSYGNCVFISHYINGQVYTTVYAHLNSFNVSTGQSVSQGDQIGQMGNTGDSTGPHLHFELHKGPWNASKSNAVNPYSYF encoded by the coding sequence ATGATTAAGAAAAAACCGGCTTATTTATTCATGATAACTGCATTATCGTTAGGCACTGTTTTACCGGGTGTCAGCCAGGTAAGAGCAAACGAAATCGACAGCGTAAAAGACGAACTCAACACATTGAAAGAAAAGCAGAATGATGTCAGCAGCGAAAAAAGCGAAGTGAGCGGAAAAAAGTCCAATACGGAAGAAAAGATTGAACAAAACAAAGAGAATCAGAACAAAGTAACAAATGAAATAGAGAAAATTGATCAGGAACTGTCCGACGCACAGGAAAAAATTGCAAGTAAAGAAGCGGAAATAAGTACTACCAATCAGGAAATCGAGCAAACAACTGCAGAAATCGAACAGACGAAGCAGGAGATTGAACAGCTGAAAGCCGATATCGAGGACTTGAAAGAGCGGATTGCCAAACGTGAAGAATTGTTGAAAAATCGGTTGCGCAATATCCAGAAAAACGGCGGAGACATCAGTTACTTGGAAGTGCTGATGGGCGCCCAAAACTTTGGGGATTTCATCAACCGGGCAACTGCCGTGAATAAAATCATGGATCAGGATAAAGACATCATGGAAACACATCGGGCTGAAAAGGCCGAACTGGAAGAAAAGCAAGAAGAAGTAGAATCGAAGAAACAACAGCTGGAAACGAAACAAGCCCAGCTGGAAGACAAGAAGAACAGCCTGCAGCAGCAAAAACAGGAGCTTGAATCGTTAAAAGCTGACTTGAATCAGAAAATGGAGCAAAAAGAGTCCTATATGAACGAGTTGGAAGACGAACAACACGAACTCGAAGAATATAAGATGTCCTTAGAGGAAGAGCAGCAATTGCTCACAAGCCAGGAAAGCGCGATTCAAAAAGCAATCCAGCAGGCACAAGCTCAGAAGCAGGAACTGGAAAAAATGGCTGCTGAGAAAAAACGTAAAGAAGAAGCAGAACGCAAAAAGGCTGAATCAAGCGGAAGCAGCAGTAGCAGCAATACTTCTGCCCAAAGCAACAGCTCTTCTTCCTCGCAGCAGTCCAGTGGAAGTGGCATGTTCATCCGGCCATCTAGCGGTACTAACACCTCTGGTTTAGGAATGCGTTGGGGTAGCTTCCATGCTGGTATTGATATTGCTAACAACATTGGAACACCTGTCTATGCGGCAGCCACTGGTGTTGTCAGCCGGGCGTATCGTTCCACCAGTTACGGAAACTGTGTGTTTATCAGCCATTATATTAATGGACAAGTTTACACTACCGTATATGCTCACCTGAATAGTTTTAACGTTTCGACCGGTCAATCTGTAAGCCAAGGGGACCAGATCGGTCAAATGGGTAACACCGGTGATTCGACTGGGCCACACTTGCACTTTGAATTGCACAAAGGTCCGTGGAACGCTTCGAAAAGCAACGCCGTAAACCCTTATAGTTATTTCTAA
- the ftsX gene encoding permease-like cell division protein FtsX — protein sequence MKFNTFRRHLREGAKNIRRNGWMTIASVGAVTTTLILVGAFLALMLNLNQVAGNIEEDVEIKALVEVTADEAQVDDIRQQIENIPDVASVDYSSKEEELNGLIESMGEQGETWEMFEQDNPLNDAFVIKTADPLDTFDVASKIEGFDNIQEVNYGEDVVQNLFRFNKYARNIGLALIIGLVFTAIFLISNTIKITIMARSKEIGIMKLVGATNAFIRWPFFIEGLLLGILGSVIPIAAILSGYYYLDTNVSQLITFDFVSLMPFNPFAWQLSLIILGIGAVIGVWGSVMSVRKFLKV from the coding sequence ATGAAATTTAATACATTCAGAAGACACCTTCGCGAAGGCGCCAAAAACATCCGCCGGAACGGTTGGATGACTATAGCATCAGTGGGAGCTGTAACCACGACGTTGATCCTGGTCGGTGCATTTCTGGCTTTGATGCTCAACTTAAACCAGGTTGCCGGCAACATCGAAGAAGATGTCGAAATCAAAGCGCTGGTTGAAGTTACAGCAGACGAAGCACAAGTAGACGATATCCGTCAACAAATCGAAAATATTCCTGACGTTGCTAGTGTAGATTATTCCTCAAAAGAAGAGGAATTAAACGGCTTAATTGAAAGTATGGGCGAACAAGGGGAAACTTGGGAAATGTTTGAACAGGACAACCCATTGAATGACGCGTTTGTCATAAAAACAGCAGACCCGCTTGATACGTTTGATGTTGCCTCGAAAATCGAAGGGTTCGACAATATCCAGGAAGTAAATTATGGAGAAGACGTTGTCCAGAATTTATTCCGTTTCAATAAATATGCAAGAAACATCGGATTGGCTTTGATCATCGGTTTGGTATTCACAGCAATCTTCCTTATTTCAAATACCATTAAAATCACCATTATGGCTCGCAGTAAGGAAATTGGCATAATGAAGCTCGTTGGAGCAACCAATGCATTTATCCGCTGGCCGTTTTTTATTGAAGGACTGCTGCTCGGCATACTTGGAAGTGTGATACCGATAGCAGCGATTCTCTCAGGTTATTATTACCTAGACACAAATGTAAGCCAATTGATCACATTTGATTTTGTCTCCTTAATGCCTTTCAATCCGTTTGCCTGGCAGCTTTCTCTGATTATTTTGGGAATAGGTGCCGTGATCGGAGTCTGGGGCAGTGTCATGAGTGTACGGAAATTCTTGAAGGTGTAG
- the ftsE gene encoding cell division ATP-binding protein FtsE: MIDMQGVYKTYPNGVTALNGIDVRIEQGEFVYVVGPSGAGKSTFIKMIFREEKPTKGTVIVNNHKLHDLKWKRVPYLRRNIGVVYQDFKLLPKMTVFENVAFALEVIEETPKVIRKRVMEVLDQVGLKNKARFIPDELSGGEQQRVAIARAIVNHPQLVIADEPTGNLDPETSWEIMKILEEINAAGTTILMATHSKEIVNTFKKRVIAIEDGLVVRDEHRGEYGYEI, encoded by the coding sequence ATGATAGATATGCAGGGAGTTTACAAGACTTATCCGAATGGTGTCACTGCCCTAAATGGCATTGATGTCCGTATCGAACAGGGTGAGTTTGTATATGTTGTCGGTCCGAGCGGCGCGGGAAAGTCTACATTCATCAAAATGATTTTCAGAGAAGAAAAGCCAACCAAAGGGACAGTCATTGTCAACAACCACAAGCTTCATGATTTGAAATGGAAAAGAGTTCCTTACTTAAGAAGAAATATCGGCGTAGTTTACCAGGATTTCAAATTACTCCCCAAAATGACAGTCTTCGAAAATGTGGCGTTCGCACTGGAGGTAATTGAGGAAACCCCGAAAGTAATCCGTAAGCGAGTAATGGAAGTGTTGGACCAAGTCGGTTTGAAAAATAAGGCTCGCTTCATCCCTGACGAATTATCAGGGGGGGAACAACAACGGGTAGCCATTGCCAGAGCGATTGTCAATCATCCTCAACTGGTTATCGCTGATGAACCGACCGGAAACCTGGATCCGGAAACATCGTGGGAAATCATGAAAATCCTTGAAGAAATAAATGCAGCAGGAACAACCATTCTAATGGCCACTCACAGCAAAGAGATTGTGAACACTTTCAAGAAACGCGTTATCGCTATCGAAGACGGTCTAGTGGTACGTGACGAACATCGGGGTGAATACGGCTATGAAATTTAA
- the cccB gene encoding cytochrome c551, with the protein MKKILFLFLLAAAFILNGCGSGDQAEDEGQSTSEDQQTEENSGDTEGTVDTAAAEEEYKKSCQSCHGADLSGNVGPDLREVGSKYSQEEILEIIEKGRGGMPPGQATGEDAELISAWLAEKK; encoded by the coding sequence TTGAAAAAAATCTTGTTTCTCTTTCTGCTTGCTGCAGCTTTTATCCTGAACGGATGCGGCTCCGGCGACCAGGCAGAGGATGAAGGACAATCTACATCGGAAGACCAGCAAACCGAGGAAAACTCGGGCGACACAGAAGGGACCGTCGATACGGCGGCTGCTGAAGAAGAATACAAGAAAAGCTGCCAGTCCTGTCACGGAGCAGACTTGAGCGGCAATGTCGGACCGGATTTACGGGAAGTTGGCAGCAAGTATTCCCAGGAAGAAATCTTGGAAATCATCGAAAAAGGCAGAGGTGGCATGCCGCCTGGACAAGCCACAGGGGAAGATGCGGAATTGATTTCTGCCTGGCTGGCTGAGAAAAAGTAA
- a CDS encoding YitT family protein: MPVWLVHVIEYSLVIIGAFFVALAFNVFLLPHDIASGGVAGISTITKALFGWEPSVVQWALNIPLFISGVIILGKNFGLKSLVGTVVLPFFVFLTRDFPPATPDPLLGSIFGGMGVGLGLGIVFRGKASTGGIDLAAQILHKFTHLPLGVCVPIFDGMIVLTATFVFSVEEGLYALIGLFVTSRTIDFVQVGLNTSKNVLIITDYTEDIRRALLQDVDRGVTVLNGTGGYTEQERRIVMCVVAQNEFTKLTQLVKRIDPHAFVVAMNATEVLGEGFKNH; this comes from the coding sequence ATGCCGGTATGGCTGGTTCATGTGATTGAATATTCGTTGGTTATTATCGGGGCATTTTTTGTGGCGCTCGCTTTTAATGTTTTTCTTTTGCCTCATGATATCGCATCAGGCGGTGTGGCAGGTATCAGTACGATAACGAAAGCACTGTTTGGCTGGGAGCCTTCTGTAGTCCAGTGGGCACTGAATATCCCGTTGTTTATTTCCGGGGTAATAATTCTTGGTAAAAACTTTGGCTTAAAGTCATTGGTCGGTACGGTTGTCCTACCGTTCTTCGTGTTTCTAACACGGGATTTCCCGCCTGCAACGCCGGATCCATTGCTTGGATCGATTTTTGGCGGGATGGGTGTTGGTCTCGGACTTGGCATTGTTTTTCGTGGAAAAGCATCTACTGGGGGAATCGACCTTGCTGCACAAATCCTTCATAAATTCACGCATCTCCCGCTCGGTGTTTGCGTACCGATTTTTGACGGAATGATTGTGTTAACAGCTACATTCGTTTTCTCCGTAGAAGAAGGACTTTATGCATTAATCGGTCTGTTCGTAACCAGCAGAACGATCGATTTTGTCCAGGTAGGGCTGAACACGTCGAAAAATGTGTTGATCATTACGGACTATACGGAAGATATCCGACGCGCTTTGCTCCAGGATGTCGACAGAGGCGTTACCGTTTTGAATGGAACCGGTGGATATACGGAACAGGAACGGCGAATCGTCATGTGTGTGGTTGCGCAGAATGAATTCACGAAATTGACACAACTCGTAAAAAGAATTGATCCCCATGCGTTTGTCGTCGCCATGAATGCGACAGAAGTGCTTGGCGAGGGTTTTAAAAACCACTGA